One segment of Opitutaceae bacterium DNA contains the following:
- a CDS encoding superoxide dismutase [Mn] (SodA; manganese binding; only present under aerobic conditions; destroys free radicals) has product MAYELPKLPYAYDALAPHIDAKTMEIHHTKHHQAYITNANNALKDHAALAALPVDALIADLSKVPDNIRGAVRNNAGGHSNHSFFWTILGPGKGGSPKGGLADAINAAFGSFDNFKAEFAKAASTRFGSGWAWLVVGADKKLTVGSTANQDSPLMGKAVAGLEGRPVIGLDVWEHAYYLNYQNRRPDYITAFWNVVDWDAAQRNFEKAR; this is encoded by the coding sequence ATGGCCTACGAACTTCCCAAACTGCCTTATGCGTATGACGCCCTCGCGCCGCACATCGACGCGAAGACGATGGAGATCCATCATACGAAACACCATCAGGCCTACATCACCAACGCCAACAATGCACTCAAGGATCACGCCGCGCTCGCCGCCCTGCCGGTCGATGCATTGATCGCCGATCTATCCAAGGTGCCGGACAACATCCGCGGTGCCGTCCGCAACAATGCCGGCGGTCACAGCAACCACTCCTTCTTCTGGACCATCCTTGGTCCGGGCAAGGGAGGATCCCCCAAGGGCGGGCTGGCCGACGCCATCAACGCGGCGTTCGGCAGTTTCGACAACTTCAAGGCTGAATTCGCCAAGGCGGCCTCCACTCGCTTCGGTTCCGGCTGGGCCTGGCTCGTCGTCGGCGCGGACAAGAAACTCACTGTGGGCTCGACCGCCAACCAGGACAGCCCGCTCATGGGCAAGGCTGTTGCCGGCTTGGAGGGCAGGCCGGTGATCGGACTCGATGTCTGGGAGCACGCCTACTACCTGAACTATCAGAATCGTCGTCCCGACTACATCACAGCGTTCTGGAACGTCGTCGACTGGGATGCAGCCCAGCGCAATTTCGAGAAAGCCCGCTGA
- a CDS encoding DUF2132 domain-containing protein: MNSQPTDSIASRRHPADPLHGVTLRHVVESLERNLGWKRMAEAVPIRCFRNNPSIKSSLTFLRQTPWARSRVEELFLTLPPAARQRPGCE; this comes from the coding sequence ATGAACAGTCAGCCGACAGATTCAATCGCCTCAAGGAGGCATCCAGCTGATCCGCTGCATGGCGTCACCCTAAGGCATGTGGTGGAATCGCTTGAGCGGAATCTCGGCTGGAAACGCATGGCGGAGGCAGTGCCGATCCGCTGTTTCCGGAACAATCCGTCCATCAAGTCCAGCCTCACGTTTCTTCGACAGACGCCCTGGGCCAGGTCTCGCGTCGAGGAACTTTTTCTCACACTGCCTCCCGCCGCGCGACAGCGGCCCGGCTGCGAATGA
- a CDS encoding nucleoside deaminase — protein sequence MAKIEASRPCPFEKRFPSELVRDDVYFMSLAFNAAIDAWREDEVPIGCVIEHHGTIVASSHNTVEGAKDPTAHAEMLALTQAAAALGDWRLDGATVYVTKEPCPMCSGAMLMSRVKRVCFAVPDPRMGCLGGATNLNDLPKVNHHVELTSGGVLEPECRSLLQAFFQVKRRDAKLAEADSADA from the coding sequence ATGGCCAAAATCGAAGCCTCCCGCCCGTGTCCTTTCGAAAAGCGATTCCCTTCGGAACTCGTCAGGGATGACGTTTACTTCATGAGCCTCGCGTTCAACGCGGCCATCGATGCCTGGCGCGAGGACGAGGTGCCGATCGGGTGCGTGATTGAACACCATGGCACAATTGTCGCCTCGTCACACAACACCGTCGAGGGCGCAAAGGATCCCACGGCACACGCAGAGATGCTCGCTCTCACGCAGGCCGCCGCCGCACTCGGCGACTGGAGGCTCGACGGCGCCACCGTCTATGTGACCAAGGAGCCCTGCCCCATGTGTTCCGGCGCCATGCTGATGTCGCGTGTGAAACGCGTCTGCTTCGCGGTGCCGGACCCCAGGATGGGATGCCTGGGCGGCGCGACAAACCTCAACGATCTGCCCAAGGTGAATCACCATGTCGAATTGACTTCGGGTGGCGTGCTCGAGCCGGAATGCCGGTCGCTGCTCCAGGCGTTTTTCCAGGTCAAGCGCCGCGATGCAAAGTTGGCCGAGGCGGATTCGGCGGACGCCTAA